The DNA window GGTTCATTTCTGACCTTTACCTTGACCCAGACATAGTAAGGCACCCCTTTTTTATAGCGTTTTTGCATCACTTCAGAGGTCAATCCGTCGAAGTATTGACGCTCATATCCCCGATTTTTATCCGGCGTAGTTAACGGAAAATGGCAATAACCTACGGACTTGTTTCCGGATTCATCAACCGGCAATACGCCTAAAGCGCTCATTACCTTAAACTTGCCTTCATCGACCCCCAAACGAATCACCGTTGCCTTATAGCGGTTATTCGTAGATGTACCGATAATTAGGGGGAGATAGGTCCCGTCCCCGGGGCTCTCGCCCTTGATTGGAAATATCCGACGCGCCGCCCTTTCTTTGCAGAACTTATAGACCTCATTGGTTAAGTGCCCCCCAGAGTCCATGCAGGTAGCCGCAATAGAAAAAAGACGCCCTTCGGCATCTCTCCAACTGCGCTTTAAATATTCGTCCAACTCTGTCCAGGCCCGGGGCTGTTTCAGATCTCCATAAATGACATGATACTGGATTCTCCAGTTTTCATGACCAGCCCCCCACCCCTGGACCTCGATCTCAAAGCGATCATCCTGAGTATCTACTGCAGCTGTTAGAATTTTTACCCCATCCGGCACATCTGAAGAATACATCTCCCTGCGATTATATAGCGCATCTTCATCAAGCTTCTCGCCCTCTTCTTCCCAAGACTCACCAAGTGAGGTGTTCGTCCACGCCTTAAAAGTTTCTATGCCGCTTTTCTTAGCCTCTTTAAATTCCTCAATAATGGTTTCCCATCTTTTCCAAGGCGATGCAAGTTCGTTTAAATGAAAACCCCGGGTTTTCCTATTCTTTTTCCTGGCAATCCATTTGCCCTCGCCGGCTTTCCATTCTAATTCAGCGTGGATAACCCCGCAGTGCTTGCATACCATACCGCTCGAATCAAAATGAATCTGGTCCCAAGAAGGTGGTTGATACTCACCACAGCTCGGGCATGGCAAACACCACTGCTCCATTGTGCTGTTTTCATAGGCCGTCTCTATCCTGGATGCCCCTTTAATTGTTGGGGTGCTTACCAGCACTCTTTTGCGGTTAGTAAACGTCGTAGATCGTTTCGTTACCAGGGAAACAGGATCGCCTTCTTCACCAGCTGAAGCAGGGTAACGATCCACTTCATCAAGCAACACGATCCGAATCGGCCGAGAAGCCAAGGAGGCCGCGGAATTTGCCCCCGCCATAGTGATATGGCCACCTGGAAACGATTTATGCAGCATTGTATTGCCGCTATCTCGACTTTTCCCAGTTCCAATCTTGTCTTTTAATTCAGGCGTGTCTCGGGCCATAGGTGACAATCTATCTTTAGAAAACGCTTGAGCTAGTTCTAATGTGGGTTGCACAAGTATGATCGGGCTCGGGTCTTGATGAATAAAATATCCAATGATGTTGAGCAAGAACTCTGTTTTTCCAACCTGGGAACTGGTCATCATAACAATGGTCTCGACCCAAGCCTGGTTCATGGCATCCATAATCTCTCTCATATACGGAGTGCGACTGGTCCTCCATTGCCCAGGTTCGGCAGAAGCCTCTTTAGAGAGTTTCCTGTATTGATCTGCCCATTGGCTCACAGTAAGGATTGGTGGAGGAGCAACGTTTTTCGCAATGCGCTTAAATAGATTAGCTGTCTTGTTCGATTGGCTCACTGCTTAGATCACCTTCTGCTTCCTCCTCATCAAATTCTATGTATTTTTCACCTCTGAACAATTTAGGATCGTATTCCGAAAGGTCGCTTAACGCTTCATAAACTTCTTTCTGGATAATTTCCTGTATAGCTGGAACTTCGGTCCTGGCAACCAAGACAGGGGCAATCTTGCTAGGCATCGTAATCATCTTTGCTCTAAATGCAGATAACATGTTGTTCATTTCGCGCTCAACGTCCTCTGCGTCATGCATCTTACCCCGCATTTGGGCTAACTCCATCTCTGCCATCTCTCTTTTAGCCGCTTCGTGCTTCGTTTTCTCGACCATATAGATTGCCTCTGCATCTTTTTCTAATTCCTTGCCGTCTGCACAGGCTCGCAAATACATGATGTACTTTTTTACCGTCGGAGCAAGCTCATAGCTTCCGTTTTTTACCCTGTCAATTATCCCCTCTTCAACGAGTTGTCTCACCCTCCGGTCAGTGAGCCCAAACAGGCTTGAAATCACGGGTGTGGTGACTATTATGCCATCAACCGAAGTAACTCTTTTCGTACTCATAAACACCCCCAAAAACGGAAGGAAGTCGCTATAAAATTTTTTCTATATCTAGGCGAATATCGGGGCTCGCCAGACCCGCACCCCTTCCAGGCCGCCGGAAGGACCCGCGCCATTCGACAAAAACCGACCTTTCACCTCATCTTACTTTTTCGACAAAACTCGGCATGATTATTCCATTGCTCTCCAAGTGTCATGGCCGCCCATAGCATGAGCTCTTCTGTTCCATTTTCTTTCGCAAGTGAGAACCGCCTAAAGGCTTCCTCCCATTCCACCCATGGTGAAGCAAGCCCGCTTATATGGAAGCCTCGTGTCTTTGCGTTTTCCTTTCTGGCAATCCATTTGCCATTACCATTCCTCCACTCGTTTTCAATATGAGAAGAGCCACAATGTTTGCACAGCATACTGCACAACTTTATGTTCATCTGGTCCCAAGAAAGCGGTTGATACTCACCACAGCTCGGGCATGGCAAACACCACTGCTCCATTGTGCTGTTTTCATAGGCCGCTTTGATTTTAGAGACACCTTTATATGCAGGCGTACTGGTCATCACTATTTTGCGGTTATAAAAAACATTTGATTTCTTTATCACTATACTAATCAGATCCTCTTTATCTCCCAGAGGATAACGATCAATCTCGTCAAGCAATACTATCCGAGATGGCCATGAACTCAATGACGCTGCAGAGTTCGCGCCGGCAAAAGTTAACATGTGCTTTTGATGACATCCCCCTATAAGTGCGCTTAATTCTGGCACCTCTTTAACCATAGCAGACAGCCTACCATGC is part of the Desulfitobacterium chlororespirans DSM 11544 genome and encodes:
- a CDS encoding phage terminase large subunit family protein, whose translation is MSQSNKTANLFKRIAKNVAPPPILTVSQWADQYRKLSKEASAEPGQWRTSRTPYMREIMDAMNQAWVETIVMMTSSQVGKTEFLLNIIGYFIHQDPSPIILVQPTLELAQAFSKDRLSPMARDTPELKDKIGTGKSRDSGNTMLHKSFPGGHITMAGANSAASLASRPIRIVLLDEVDRYPASAGEEGDPVSLVTKRSTTFTNRKRVLVSTPTIKGASRIETAYENSTMEQWCLPCPSCGEYQPPSWDQIHFDSSGMVCKHCGVIHAELEWKAGEGKWIARKKNRKTRGFHLNELASPWKRWETIIEEFKEAKKSGIETFKAWTNTSLGESWEEEGEKLDEDALYNRREMYSSDVPDGVKILTAAVDTQDDRFEIEVQGWGAGHENWRIQYHVIYGDLKQPRAWTELDEYLKRSWRDAEGRLFSIAATCMDSGGHLTNEVYKFCKERAARRIFPIKGESPGDGTYLPLIIGTSTNNRYKATVIRLGVDEGKFKVMSALGVLPVDESGNKSVGYCHFPLTTPDKNRGYERQYFDGLTSEVMQKRYKKGVPYYVWVKVKVRNEPFDLAVYNRAAIELLQPDLDNMQPFCTHSAIVKTPAAAPTKRRRGTSSSV
- a CDS encoding phage terminase large subunit family protein codes for the protein MKFLTVSQWADKYRMVSKEHSIEPGPWRTSRTPYMKEIMDAINHDDTQNIVVMSGSQVGKTELLLNIIGSHMHQEPSPVMIVEPTLDLAMHFSHGRLSAMVKEVPELSALIGGCHQKHMLTFAGANSAASLSSWPSRIVLLDEIDRYPLGDKEDLISIVIKKSNVFYNRKIVMTSTPAYKGVSKIKAAYENSTMEQWCLPCPSCGEYQPLSWDQMNIKLCSMLCKHCGSSHIENEWRNGNGKWIARKENAKTRGFHISGLASPWVEWEEAFRRFSLAKENGTEELMLWAAMTLGEQWNNHAEFCRKSKMR